The nucleotide sequence tacgaggagggtatagttactttttgttttcagcaattcacccccctcttgccggcctccgctgcaccaacactgaCATCTAACCAGTCAATCTCGTTAGTCACGTTTCATCCCATTGAATCAgtcaaaaaaatataattcaactGAACACTTGCTTCATCAATTGGGTTAGATGTCTACTAAAACAATGTGAATGATCCTAGAACAATAAAGAAAATGTCATAATCCACAATGAAACATTGAAATGAGAATAATGCATTCTTCAAAAGTGTTTTAATTCATTCGATATAGATGGATTCTGAGTGAACAAAGATACAAAGAACGCGTCCAAAAATAATAAGAGTGGAATACAATAAGCAAAGTCCTACACCATGCTATATTTGCCTTAAAACACTACTGATAGCCTGTTCTGTTGTGACGAAGATCTTTTACCACAACTAAATATGATAACTTCCCAAATGCTGACAAGACTGCTTCAAACGCCTGTTTTCCAACACCCTGATCAGTCAATTTTCACAGATGAGTATATCTTGCGGACAAACCAGAAGCAAGCATAGAAACCCATCGTGCCAGTCAATACGAAAAATGAGTAAGACGCAATCAGCATGTAGCCAAAGTAGAGAACTCCTGAAACAAATTTGGTTATCTCCAACTTTGTGAAGAAATAGAATGCTGAATATGCAAAGAGGTAGAGAGCAGAAGATCCTGCAGTCAAATAGGCTCTCCACCACCAGTGATAGTCCTCACTGCAGAGCTGGAAGTAGCAAAGAACAATTGTAATTTCAGCACAGGTTATGATGAgaatgaggaagaccaagaacaGGAAGCCAAAGATATAGTAGAACTGGTTCAGCCATATTGAGGTCAGGATGAAGAAGAGCTCAATGAAAACAGCACCAAATGGAAGAATCCCACCAATTAGTATAGAGAATACAGGCTGCATGTACCAAGCTTGCTCAGGTATCTGCCGGGGGATCTTGTTTGTCTTAACGGGATCTTCAAGAGCTGGCCTCTTGTAGCCAATGTAGCTACCGACAAAAACCAGAGGAACAGATATGCCAAACCATAAAAACACCAAAGCAAACATGGTTCCGAAGGGAACAGCACCCGATGACTTCTCACCCCATATCAGAGCATTCAGCACAAAGAAAATGGCAAATACAATACCAGGAAACATGAAAGCAGTTTTCAAGGTGATCCTCTTCCATTCTGAACCTTTGAACATTTTATAGAGACGGGCAGAAGAATATCCAGCAAATAGCCCCATGAAAACCCAGAGTAGAACCATAGCAGTCATCAGGCCCCCACGGTTGGAGGGAGAAAGGAAACCCAACAATGCAAAAATCATAGTAACCAACGTCATTCCAAAGAATTGAACTCCGGTTCCTATGTACACACAAAGAAGCCCAGAGTTAAGCGGTGGTCTGAAGATGTCCCCATGAACTAATTTCCATCCTGTTTCTTCCTGGGCCTCATCCTGTGACTCTAGCTGGTTGTAGTTGGCTATATCTCTGTAAAGAGTCCTCAGCATAATCATGGCGACCATGCCCGATAAAAAGAGAACTATCATTAAAGAGTTAATGATAGAAAACCAGTGGATTTGATCATCATTCATGAGAAGGTAAGTGTCCCAACGAGAAGCCCATTTGATCTCACTGGGCTGCAATAAACATATATACAGATAGAGATGTATGAGAAATACTTGAACAATATACATGGCATATCAAGGAAAAAAGTATTTTACAACATAAGCTCCAGAAAGACGCTACACACCTGGAAGGTAACATCATAAGAAAAAACAACATATGAGTCAGCAgttacttcttgaggtggattgCCACCAGGGGATATTTTGCTCTCAGAGGTGCATGTGGTAACTTTAAGGTTCTTATCACCCAATTCAGTGTATGTATGCTTCACACTGTTGGTAAAAAGCAAGAGAGAGGTAAGCAAGCAAATTATAATTTATCTATCATGATACAAAATTAAGTATGAGATAATGCATGCAACCAAAAACTTCAAATAAATTGGACTGATGAAGCTACTTTGATGGTCCTTTTACTAGTATAAAGGATCTTGAAAACCTCAATTGGGCAAGCCCAAACACTTTGAATGAATAatgtaaatttaatttaagtcaTCGTTATCAAGCCAAGTTGGTCACAACTATTTAGTGTTAGTTACATAAAACTTATCCTTTCATTAAATTTTATTGAAGGCTATAAATTAGTACTAATATTCAAAATTGACTAAATCACTTTTTTCATATAtttgaataataattttttatgacATGTTTCCTTATATATTTCAATCTAATAATAGATTCAAACCTACTAGCTATAGGATTTATAGGTAGTGCTAACTTATATTTATATCATCTCAACCtagtttctttaattttattatttgttaGAGCCATGGCTTTAAATATGGCCCAGTGCTAGAGTTTTGATCACCCAGTATTGTGTGTCAACACCAGACGTGCTTCAAATCTTGTAGAGACAGACTTAAATGAGTGTCAATCTAATAAAATGGTTCAACTTCAAGTACCATATTGTGTCCACTTAGCTTGTTTACCTCAAAATATAAATCTATgacaattcaaaattttaaataaatttttggaaCAACAAATGACAATTAAGTGTTTCAACTAATACTAAGTGGGAAGCATGAGATGGAATCTAGGTTATTGTAACATCTTGCTGCacattttccaaaacctaaaggATTTTTGGTATTTGAACTAATTTTTAGACATGCCCATAAATATATCTCAACTAATTACTTCAAGTTGGACTCAGATTGGAACATCAGAATTGGCTAGGCACAAGTACAAGATATGGATACAAGTAGCATCAAAATAGATAAGTGTGGGAAATGAATTACTGTTTCAATAATAGTTAATATAGGGAGGCATCAGAATCATTGATAAGCATgtgagaaatattaagttaaaattaagaaTTGAACAGGATACTGATACAGGCATCTAGAGTAAAGCAACCTATTTAAAAGGTGTAATTTACAATTCCAAATAAATTTCTCTTTCTTTAATATGGAAAGCATGGCTACTACTTATTGCTATCAAAATATCCTCCTTTATCCTGACATTCCATAAGTAGCTTAAGTCTCAAATATTTGGGGTTGCCCATATGAATCTTATTACTTTATCACAATCCATGCTCGTTGTTAAGAAATTTTTGATGTTGATCATCAAGGTGATACAACAATCAATTTTTTCCTCTGGACAAGAATGTCAAAGAACTTAATAAATGACTACCATGTGCAAAAATTAAAGGACGATATTTTTGTTTGCAGAAAGTTGATAGCTGTAGTTACTAAGTTCTTGCTGACGCTAGTACAGCCTCCGCGGTCATAGAGTAACTTTGAAGTAAGATTATTGTAAATTTGACTTGCTAATGTATATCCTTTTTAATCAAACTTTCTGATTTTATATTGTAAGTTTATTCCACTATGCTTTATAAAAATctctgtaaaaaataaaaatacctccACCCATAGTCCCATATATTGAACTCAATCATTTTTGTTTTATGTCTAGCTTAAACATGGAGAGGACATGAACAAGAAGAGAAACCCCAACTTAATGGATTGTTCACCTCAGGATCTCCATAAGAAAAAAGTTCAGAAATGCATAGTTGCCTAGTCTTTGTTTATACAGTGGTTAAACAGTCATAGTAAGCATACTCCCGCAAAATGGAAAATCACAGTTACTAGACATCACTGAATAACAAATGATCTGATGATCAAAAAACAATAGTTGGATTCTAGACTAGCAAACTTTCAAAAGTGTATCATAATAAACTACGGAAAAAGATTGCACCGACACTAAAGATGAGGATTAGATTAACAACACTTTTCCTCTTACATAAATTCCCAAAAAAATTGAACCTTTCTTCTTTATTATCTCCGTATAGTCACAAAACAGGCATTGATAACAGAAGAAAAGCAAATTCTTAACCATTCCAAACTACTATGTAGCACAGACAAATTACACAATAATCACATGCTGCATTATTAGCAATCAGATGCCGACACAAATATAGGTGTTTGCTAACAATAAGATCTGGATCAAATAGAAGCTTATTAAACAACAGTACCTGCTTGGAATAACTTCAAAACCAACAATCCTAGCTTCATCAGACTCCACATCCTTATGGTACATGACTTTGAAACTAAGATGGTTACTGAGGTAATATTTATTGTCCCTCCCCTAATAACAGAAATTGCATATTACTATATAATAAACAAATTCCAGAAAGTTTACATGATGTAGTAAATAACTTACCTTGTATCCAACACGGAAACCATTTTCGATGATAGTAGCTTGACTTCCATCTCTCCGCTGCCTAACAACTGCAAGGGGTAGATTGTCCAGAATCCTAGAGTGTAACACATTGGCCAAGATAATTATAAATATTGTTGTTATAAGATgtggaaaaaaaaaacttgatgtTTACAAGAAAACTATAGATTGTCAGGAATCCTAAAAAGTGTATAACTTTGACCAAGATAattaaaaatatgaattttataAGATGTGGGGAAAAACTTGATAACTGCAACAAGAAAACTAGTGCAATTGCTATATATAATAAGTGGCTGAGTGGAATAAATTGCATACATGTTTACACGATACTCATCATCAATCTTCTCCTTGAAGTTCTTAGCAGTTTCTGTGTTGAGTTTTACTGGACAAGCTACCTTGCAACCCTCATCAACTCTCATTTTAAACTGAGATTAAAAGccaaaatgaaaaaagagaggtTGAGCAGGTTTTAATTGGTCCACAAGTACAAACGTCAAGTAACAAAATCTTATTGAGGCAGGCATGCAAAAATCAATACTCACTGTGTAAACAGAATTTTCTATGCGATCACCACGAAGGACCTCCCCCAAATTTTCAGCATTGTTCATTATTTTCGAAGGTTTGCAGTAATCCAAGAAATAGTAATCATATGGAAGCTGTGTCTTAGTGGAGGAAAGTTTATTCACTTTAACTTGTAATTCATCGCCCTGGGAAAAATGAATAGCCAATGTCAATAATTGGACCAGGTGATAATTAAACAAAAGATTAGatcagaaataaatattaaaagaaaacataaaaaaagACACAAAGTAGATAAATGCTGAACTACATCCATGAACACAGATAATACCATGCTTTGATCAGAAACTGACATGTTAACATCCAAGATAGCAGTTGAGCATCAACTATTTACGACTAACAGTCACTGGACATCTAGAATAATAAACATCCAAGATCCCTCCCTCTGAGAAGATTTGTCCTCTCAATAAGATATAACTCCACAAACACTGAGGTATATTTGGTTTGTGAAATTCTTTGCTCTCCTTTtccaatgaaattaaaattttgaaaaatgaaaagaaaaggtaaaGTACAAGCGGTATCACCTTTTTAATAGAAAAATCAAGTTTTGCACAGAGGAAAATTGACGATTCCTACAAATGAGggaaaaaataatgttttcattGAGCCTATTTTCCTGATAATTTCTCAGTGTGCACATTTTTCACAAcacttctccttttgttttgagattttttattgaaaagaaaaagaaaaagaactctTTCCTAAACAAGTTAGCCTAATTTTTGCACATAACTTATAGAATGGCAATGAGAACTTTAGCTTTTGACAATAAGTCGGTCATTGAGTGCGCCTCACTAAATTAATAGATGCATACTATAATCCAAAAACAAGTCAAACATAAAAGGATAGCCCAATACACGAAGCTCTCGCCAATGCGGGGTCTCGAAGAAAGATTAGACCGCATTGGGTCTATTCGACTCGAACCCGTAACCATAAGGTCACACggtaacaactttaccattgcgtcaAGTCTCCCCCTTAAAAACGAGTCAAACAtagaagtttaaaataaaaatatagactCTGACTGCGTGCACACTTCTAAGTGTGAGTCGCCAAACCCTTATTTCAGAAAAATATCCTATAAATATTCTACTAAGAGaaaatttcctttttcccttgtcTTCCATAGTTTACCTACTTTTCAATTTACCCTCCAAAATTTAGAATATTGCATTTTAACTCCTTAGAGTTTGCAAAATACAATCCTTAAGTTTTGGCTACTTTTCAAAATGCCTCAAGTTTTCAATATTATCAAATGCCCCCCAAGTTTTAACTAATTTTCAACAAGCATGTAATCTTAATTCAAAACTCCACTCTACGTTATCTTTTAATAGAGAAGTAAAGAATTGAGGCTATGTGTCTGTCACATGTGAACATTTAGAGTGGATTTTATAGAGGTAAAATATTGTAGCCACAAGTTTAGTTTTTAACTAGAAGCACATTTGTAAATTTCTTGGTCAATCATTAGAGGTTGCtcactcatcttcttccttatgAAATGGTTTACTCTTACACCAATAGTTGCTTGCTCATCTTCTTTCTTATGAAACTGTCCACTCTTTTTTTTTCAGCAATGACTACTCACTCATCTTCCTCCACATAAAAAGGTTTGCTCCTTCACCAATAGCCACTCAATCATGTCCTTCCCCGTAAAGTTGCTCAATCTTTCACGATCTCTTACAAACCCCACCATTGAATCTTCTTACTCCCATCACTCGCTCCTCACTATCTTTGTCATTGTGAAGTTGTTAGCTGCTCTATGCAAGATTTAAGGTTTAGTGTTGTGATGGGAAGAAGATGTGGTAATGAGGACTTATGAGAGATCGTGAAGGAACAACCGATTTCATGAGGAAAAATATGAGTCAGTTTCGGTGAAAGGGTAAGCAACTATTGGTGAAAGTAGCTATTGGAAAAAGCAACTATTGGTGAGTGTGGAAATCATGATTCCGAAAACATTCCATAAATTATGGGATATGGTTGTTTAGCTAGTTTCTATAAATGTCTATTTAGTTTTATAGATATGTATGTTAGAATTTTTCAGGTTTTTTATTATAACAGTCTCTTATGAATAATAAGTCATTGTTAAAAAAGGGTTAGGATCTCATGAATTTGACAAATTTTGAGTTAATACAATTTTCAACGATAAGTAAACAACTACCAATATTTATATGCTTATCgaagttgtttttgaattttgaagtaGAAATTGGGTTTGGAGTTAATATTTCCGGTGGTGTTTTTAACTGTGAACGCTAATCAGTGTGAGCAGTGATTGGCATTTTTGGACGAATATAGGCACTTTGGAAGGGTGTTTTCCTCATATTTGCTTCTCATCTATGAGCCTCGCCTATTAGGAATCAACAAGACCCATACGTCTTGTTGTTCAAGCTTTACCATGACTATTTCAAGTCTTATAACGAGGTTTCAGTAGATCTTGTTGGTTTTACAAGTTTAAATCACAAGACAGTTCCATCCCCTTCCTTAGATAGTTACCTTTCTAGAGACTTTATACTCGGATAAGGTCTGAGAATTCTTGAAGACAAAGGAGACGGAAATAGAGTCTTTCCTTAGgcctagaaaattttattaagctGCCATAGGCATTTTAAGGGAAAACATACAAACTAATTTGGACAGTAGCTAATTACAAGCTTATGTGCTAATTACAAGCTtacataagaaaattaaaatagtaAGGACATTACTGGAGCATACTTACACGAAACTGAATCACACTTGTGCTAAAACTGAATCACACTTGTGCTAAAGCACACTAGCACACTGACTCGTTCTCTCTTGCTTCATCTGCTTTAGCTGAGATGGTCTTTTATGGGGTGTGTTGGTTGTGAGGATTGCTTAGAAGAGAAGGAAAGAAGACAATGAGTTGTCTTCGTAGTGGATAAGAAAGAGGGGGGTAGAGAGTGGTGGGAAGGAGTTGTCTTCGTGAGTAGAGAATAAAGAAGGGAGGCAGCACGAAGTGAAGGATGAGTTATAGCCGATAATGGAGAATCCGCGGAGTAAAAATTTCTGGTAGAGAAATAATGATAATTGACGTAACCACTTACGTCTGTTGCTATGACTCCATCATGTTGTCAAAGATTACGTTGGCCCACTGAGTTTAAAGACAGAGCTATGGTGCTGGTAACTTGAGTTGGGGTGTTGGCTCTGTTTAGAGCATGCCTATAGGATATTATTGATTTGAGCTAACTAATTTCTTTGTTGCCCACCTTTCAGCCTTCTTCTAATAATGTTGGTAGAAGGTCGTATGTTGGGttgaaaaatcaaacaaaataaatCTGATTCCCATATCTCTTGGCTAATAGATCTTTTCAATGTATGTTTCTCCGACTAGTATGTAATTGTCTAGATCTTCATGCTGATCTCATAACCAATTGCTTCCTTAATTGAAACACGCCAATGCTTAAGTTGATGTGCTGGAAGTGTTGCCCATCAAGATAGGAGGGATATTCTTCAATTTCTAATTGAAACCCATTTATCTCATAGATGTTTATCTTGATTAAGTGTCTGGCTGGTTCTATCTTTAGATTTATTCACTCTAGCGAGAAGCTTTCAAATGTGCAGATAACAaatatttcttcttcttcaaggGCGTGAACTATAATGTTGTCCAATTTCTTTGGGAAGTCTTTAACGAAATCCAAATTGTGTACTAAAGTTTGTGTAGAAGTCCATAATCCATTAAAGTAAATAGAGTAATAAGTTTTCCTCTAAAATTTCTTCGaacatatttttcaaagttaatatTGGTTTTTCTGAAGGAGTTAAGTAGTTGGCATTAGAGTTTAAAATATCATTCTATGCCAGGCAAAATGAGTGAAACTTACTGTTCCGCCCGCAAATTGAAATCGACATCGGAGCTTCCAAGCCCCTTGGAGGCAGCAGATTCATCATGCAAGCCCCATGGCAGCGTACTCGTTGCGCGAGACTCGTGGCGACGGTGGACTCATTGCGCGAGCCTTGCGGCGACGACGAACTCGTCATGCGAGCGACAGACTCGTCCCGAGATCCCCACGGCCACGGCAGACTTATCGTGCAACAGGTGTCAATGAacagtaaaattaaataaacgcATACTAATTTCAATCAATTCCTAGCTATAGTAGGGATGTTTTAAATAGGCTTAACTAAactctaataaaattatcccattaattatatatattttaaaaatatatattttttgtagtttaaatatttagattaatttctattCTTAATTAatacattttatatttaaaaaattactgaaATCATACCAGCACAATACAAAACCAAAACTGTATCGTTCCGGTCCATGACCAAAATCTCGACATGGccaagattttaaaccttggttggCATTGACAACCATATTTGTCTAGTCTACACAGGCTTTGGAGACCTTTTGACATTTCATTTTATAGCCAGCATTCAGCTTCGTAGATAATTAACATACCTTTGGGAGGGTTTGTATGGAATGTCTTGAGTATTTCACATAAGTCAAGGAACGTTTGGAAAGTTGATTTTTTTACCATACTTCAAATATATGTGAATATGTCTTCTGAGATAGTAGTCGGAAAACCCAAGAACATTGATTCCAACGTTCCAATTCTTCAGAATCAATGTTTTTGGGTTTCCCGACTACTATCACAAATCCACAAATATTTGAAGTATAATAGAAAGATCAACTTTCCAAATGTTCCTTTACTTAGATGTGAAATACTTAAGACATTCCATACAAACCCTCCTGGAGGTACGACAATTATCTACGAAGTTGAATTCAATTATAAACTCAAATGTCAAAAACTCTCCAAAGCCTGTGGAGACTCAAACAGATATGGTTGTTAATGTCAACTACTTTACtcctttagaaaagacaatattgACTTTGAAAAATATGTCCCAAGAAATTTCAGAGGAAGGTTTATTGACTTTGGGCAGTATTATAGCTCACACCCTTGAAGAAGAAGCATTTGTTATCTACACATTTGAAAGCTCCCCGCCAGAGTAGATAAATCTAAAGATAGAACCAGCTAGCCATTGAAGAATATCCCTTCGATCCTAATCTAGAGTGGTAGCACTTCCAACACCGGCAAAtcaatttaagcattggcatgctTCGATCCAAGGAAACAATTAGTTATGAGATCAGACAATTACATACTAGTTGAAAAAACATACACCGAAAAGATCTACGGGCCAAGAGACATGGGCACCAAATTTATTTCGTTTAATTTTTCTACCCAGCATATGACCCTCTACCAATATTAAAGGTGGGCAACAAAGAAACTAGCCAACTCAGCAATATCCTATAAGCGTGCTCTAAACAGAACCAACACTCCAACTCAAGCTACCAGCCCTAGAGCCCCGTCTTGAGACTCAATGGGTGAACATAATCTTGACAACATGATGGAGTCATAGCAACAGACGTAAGTCGTGACTTCAGCTCACATCAATTCGTAAGTCATGAAGTCAACTAGCATTATTTCTCTACCTACAGAAAATTTTACTAAGTGGATTCTCCACTACCTGCTACAACTAATCCTCCACTACCTAATGCCTCCCTTCTTTTTCCCCCACTCACGAAGACAACCCCTTCCCACCACTCTGtgtccccctctttcttcttgaCTATGAAGAGGGATCATTGTCCTCTTTCCTTCTCTTCTAAGCAATCCTCACAACCAACACGCCCTATAAAAGACCATCTCAGCTAGAGCAAACGAAGCAAGAGAGAACAAGTGTGCTAGTGTGTGCAAGTGTGCTAGTGTGTGCAAGTGTGATTTCAGTTTCTACAAGTATGCTCCTATAATGTCCTtactattttaattttcttatgtaAGTTTGTAATTAGCTACTGTCCAAATTAGTTTGTATGCTTGTAACTTCCTAGTTTGCATGTTTTCCGTAAAATGTCTATGGcaacttaataaaattttctaggcCTAAGGAAAGACTTTGTTTTCGTCTCCTTTGTCTTCAAGAATTCTCAGACCTTATCTAAGTACATCTGTAGAAAGATAACTATCTAAGGAAGAGGATGAAATTGTCTTGAGGTTTAAGCTTGTAAAACCATTGCTGACTAAATTGGGCAGCAAGAGCTACGAGCTCATTATAAAACCTGAAAAAGACGGAGTAAAGTTTGAACAACAAGATATGGTTCTTGTTACATCCTAATAGGTGAGGCTCACTGATGAGAAGCAAATATGAGGAAAACACCCTTCCAAAGTGCTGAGATTCATCCTAAGACCCAAACCCACCAATCACAATCACTGTGCACACTGATCACTGTTCCAGTTAAAAACTGAAAAACACCACCGAAAATATTAACTCCAAACCCAACTTctacttcaaaatttaaaaacatcTCGGACACGAAGCATATCAATATTGGCGTTGAGCTAGTGGTCGTTGCTGAAGAAATGGATGATTTcaaaagaaagaagatgaacgaGCAACCTCTAATGGATGAAATTAGAAACTTGCAAATGCCCATAGTTAAAACTCAACACACAATTCCATTTTTTTCACCCTTATGAAATTCCACCCAAATGATCATGTGTGACAAATGACCCCAATTCTTAAACTCTTCATTGAGAGATAACAAAAGGGGTATTTGAAATAGCATTAAAAAACttgagatattttaaaaataataaaatattgaagATCATTAAAGAAGTAGCCAATACTTAGGGATATTTTGACAATATTAAAAGCTTAGAGCATTCTAAAAAGTAAAAAGAACTTGAGGGCATCTTGTTGCTATTTTGCAAACTATAGGGATCAAATGTAATATTCTGAACTTTGAGTGACAAAATGAAAAAGTAAACTAgggggtaaaataaaatttcatcttCTACTAAGAAGAAACAGCCATGTGTTCACATTAATCATATTCTTTCAACTTATCAGGGATAATAAATCAACGTCCCCTAATTCTAAGTAAGAAGATAATCAACTTCTAACCACCACCTAAATCAATGACTACTTAGCCTGATAATTTGATTTCAATctaatttaattcttatacatCTACAGGGAAAAATAAACGAGCAATGAATACAAAGTTGAGTCTACGAACATATATGAATCAATCAGAACCTCCTTTGAAAAGCAGGAGAAAAACATCGAGTGAATCATTGTTTTAACATCTCACCATGAAGCTAATACCAGTCATCTCTATTGGAAATGCAACAATAATACAGAATGCAAGTCAGTTGAAAGACAAATCCCGTGCACACAAGTAGTAAAGAATAAATCGAGCCAATGGCGACTTGTGATTAACGAGCAAGAAAATTTTAACATCTTAAGACTGAACCGTCTTCTAGGTTTAGATTTAATCGAAATAGCGCCAAGTTAGATGACAGCTCGGGATTAGGGGCCTATAGATCAGATCCTACATGAAGATTCATCAACAGTAACATCAAACGAAAATTTCTACCAGAAGAAGCGACAAGATCAAAAGACTGGAAGCTCAGATCTAGCGAAATATAAGATGTGCAAACACAAAACAAACCCGGATCTCGTGAAATCGGAGAAAAATCCAGATCCTCACCCAGATCAACAAAGGGATCAAAGCATAAAACGGATCACCTTACGGAAATCGCGGGGAGCGACGCCAGGGAGGTAGAAGGCGCGGGCGGAGGGCAACAAGACGAGCAGAAGTGCTAGGAGTAGGCACGCGGCGACCTCGCCGCTCGCCTTAGCCATTGCGCGAGGCGAGGAGGAAGGAGATAAGAGAGAGAGATCCCGGGGCGATCCCGGAGAAGAAAGAGCGAAACGACCGATTCGATGGGGGAAGAGGGAGAAAGAAGCAAAGCTCGAATGGAGAAGGAGGAAACTGGAATTGTAATTTAATCTCGCCTGAGCAATTGAACCGATGAAATTTGACTTCAAACGAAGCGGACGCCGAAAACGACTCACGTGTATACCTTCGTTAAGGGGTTGGAATTTTTTTCCGTGGGAACCAATTGGATAGCCGCAAAGGTTTTTTATGGGTTGGTGTTCTCTTGGGTGCGTTTGCTGGTATACGTTGGTTCGGATGGTGCAGGCGGTGAACGATCTGGTAGGCTGGGACGCCGTGGTCCCCGGGCGagagcttggt is from Zingiber officinale cultivar Zhangliang chromosome 7B, Zo_v1.1, whole genome shotgun sequence and encodes:
- the LOC122005577 gene encoding transmembrane 9 superfamily member 7-like isoform X1, translated to MAKASGEVAACLLLALLLVLLPSARAFYLPGVAPRDFRKGDELQVKVNKLSSTKTQLPYDYYFLDYCKPSKIMNNAENLGEVLRGDRIENSVYTFKMRVDEGCKVACPVKLNTETAKNFKEKIDDEYRVNMILDNLPLAVVRQRRDGSQATIIENGFRVGYKGRDNKYYLSNHLSFKVMYHKDVESDEARIVGFEVIPSSVKHTYTELGDKNLKVTTCTSESKISPGGNPPQEVTADSYVVFSYDVTFQPSEIKWASRWDTYLLMNDDQIHWFSIINSLMIVLFLSGMVAMIMLRTLYRDIANYNQLESQDEAQEETGWKLVHGDIFRPPLNSGLLCVYIGTGVQFFGMTLVTMIFALLGFLSPSNRGGLMTAMVLLWVFMGLFAGYSSARLYKMFKGSEWKRITLKTAFMFPGIVFAIFFVLNALIWGEKSSGAVPFGTMFALVFLWFGISVPLVFVGSYIGYKRPALEDPVKTNKIPRQIPEQAWYMQPVFSILIGGILPFGAVFIELFFILTSIWLNQFYYIFGFLFLVFLILIITCAEITIVLCYFQLCSEDYHWWWRAYLTAGSSALYLFAYSAFYFFTKLEITKFVSGVLYFGYMLIASYSFFVLTGTMGFYACFWFVRKIYSSVKID
- the LOC122005577 gene encoding transmembrane 9 superfamily member 7-like isoform X2, whose amino-acid sequence is MNNAENLGEVLRGDRIENSVYTFKMRVDEGCKVACPVKLNTETAKNFKEKIDDEYRVNMILDNLPLAVVRQRRDGSQATIIENGFRVGYKGRDNKYYLSNHLSFKVMYHKDVESDEARIVGFEVIPSSVKHTYTELGDKNLKVTTCTSESKISPGGNPPQEVTADSYVVFSYDVTFQPSEIKWASRWDTYLLMNDDQIHWFSIINSLMIVLFLSGMVAMIMLRTLYRDIANYNQLESQDEAQEETGWKLVHGDIFRPPLNSGLLCVYIGTGVQFFGMTLVTMIFALLGFLSPSNRGGLMTAMVLLWVFMGLFAGYSSARLYKMFKGSEWKRITLKTAFMFPGIVFAIFFVLNALIWGEKSSGAVPFGTMFALVFLWFGISVPLVFVGSYIGYKRPALEDPVKTNKIPRQIPEQAWYMQPVFSILIGGILPFGAVFIELFFILTSIWLNQFYYIFGFLFLVFLILIITCAEITIVLCYFQLCSEDYHWWWRAYLTAGSSALYLFAYSAFYFFTKLEITKFVSGVLYFGYMLIASYSFFVLTGTMGFYACFWFVRKIYSSVKID